From Candidatus Didemnitutus sp., a single genomic window includes:
- a CDS encoding sodium/solute symporter (Members of the Solute:Sodium Symporter (SSS), TC 2.A.21 as described in tcdb.org, catalyze solute:Na+ symport. Known solutes for members of the family include sugars, amino acids, nucleosides, inositols, vitamins, urea or anions, depending on the system.) yields MPAPTALASATFHSFDWVDYAILCAYLAVNLLVGWWLSRHRQSSEHFFRGDRRVRWWAAGISFYATATTSISFMAVPAKSYATDWRAIGSAPAQAFATLVIAFCFVGALRRLNITTVFEYLDRRFGAEVRLLGATLSVLLKVFGRMSVVMLLPSLALASLTGFNVYACIVLLGGVTVAYAMLGGFVAVLWTDVFQFAVVFGGVALALCYMAAGVPGGFGGIWEVGLREGKLAAVSWEWNFTEPTVWVFAGLMARTVFFQLSDQSLMQRVFATADERAARRTVALGALLGLPSSVLFFFVGTALFAFYRGHPPPPAGMANDAIFPYFIVNELPHGVVGLVIASVLASAMGALSSDVNSAATIVATDFLPLWRREPGDRIRLRVARLATVVAGCAATAMAAYLASLNVPSLWDQVLKLAALLGGGLPGVFALGLLTRRANAPGVMVGALASIVGTAALQTFTTVNPFFQGFAALVVCVGTGYPASLLLRRSRPPRDLRGLTLWDLSRVAK; encoded by the coding sequence ATGCCCGCCCCCACCGCGCTCGCCTCCGCCACGTTTCACTCGTTCGACTGGGTGGACTACGCTATCCTCTGCGCCTATCTCGCGGTGAATCTTCTGGTCGGCTGGTGGCTGTCGCGTCATCGGCAATCGTCCGAGCACTTTTTCCGCGGCGATCGCCGCGTGCGCTGGTGGGCGGCCGGCATCAGCTTCTACGCCACCGCGACCACGAGCATCAGCTTCATGGCGGTGCCGGCGAAAAGCTACGCGACCGACTGGCGCGCGATCGGCTCGGCGCCGGCGCAGGCGTTCGCGACACTCGTGATCGCGTTCTGCTTCGTCGGCGCACTCCGCCGCTTGAACATCACGACCGTCTTCGAATACCTCGACCGGCGCTTCGGCGCGGAAGTGCGCTTGCTCGGTGCGACCCTGAGCGTGCTGCTGAAGGTGTTCGGGCGCATGAGTGTCGTGATGCTGCTGCCCTCGCTCGCACTCGCCTCGCTGACCGGCTTCAACGTCTATGCATGCATCGTGCTGCTCGGCGGCGTGACTGTCGCCTACGCGATGTTGGGCGGGTTCGTCGCGGTGCTGTGGACCGACGTCTTTCAATTCGCGGTCGTGTTCGGCGGGGTCGCCCTGGCCTTGTGCTATATGGCGGCCGGCGTGCCGGGCGGCTTCGGCGGCATCTGGGAAGTGGGCCTGCGCGAGGGCAAGCTGGCCGCCGTGTCCTGGGAATGGAATTTCACCGAGCCGACCGTGTGGGTCTTCGCCGGTCTGATGGCACGCACGGTCTTTTTCCAGCTCAGCGACCAGTCGCTGATGCAGCGCGTATTCGCAACGGCCGACGAACGCGCGGCCCGCCGCACGGTCGCGCTCGGGGCGTTGCTCGGTCTGCCGAGCTCGGTGTTGTTCTTCTTCGTCGGCACCGCGCTGTTCGCTTTCTACCGCGGTCACCCTCCGCCGCCGGCCGGCATGGCGAACGACGCGATCTTCCCCTACTTCATCGTCAACGAGCTGCCGCACGGCGTCGTCGGCTTGGTCATCGCCAGCGTGCTCGCCTCGGCGATGGGCGCGCTGAGCAGCGACGTGAATTCGGCCGCCACGATCGTCGCCACCGATTTCCTGCCGCTCTGGCGGCGCGAGCCGGGCGACCGGATCCGGTTGCGCGTCGCGCGGCTCGCCACGGTCGTCGCCGGCTGCGCGGCGACCGCAATGGCCGCGTATCTCGCCAGCCTCAACGTGCCGTCGCTCTGGGATCAGGTGCTGAAGCTCGCCGCGCTGCTCGGCGGCGGGTTGCCTGGAGTGTTCGCGCTCGGCCTGCTCACCCGCCGCGCCAACGCCCCCGGCGTCATGGTCGGAGCGCTCGCGAGCATTGTCGGCACGGCCGCGCTGCAAACATTCACGACCGTCAACCCGTTCTTCCAAGGCTTCGCCGCGCTCGTCGTCTGCGTCGGCACTGGTTACCCGGCCAGCCTGCTGCTGCGGCGCAGCCGCCCGCCCCGTGACTTACGCGGCTTGACGCTGTGGGATTTATCCCGCGTCGCTAAATGA
- a CDS encoding LacI family DNA-binding transcriptional regulator, with product MPVTMRDVAERARVSVATVSKCLRSRGNISAATRAEVLRLAEEMGYRTHPFVSALMQTRRRKRTSGAQQPVLAYVTAFQTHDGWAKMPSPLLRLLFDGAKERAAGRGYQLSHFWLYRDGMSNQRFSEMLRARGVRGVFLTPLPRLGMQIDLKWEYFSVVAHGLSIAHPVFHRTSNDHYQSMMLALHECHRNGYRRPGFVMDGPLCQRLEHRWEAAFMIEREKLGFDTGVRSLLYQTWDADEVRRWVRREKPDVMISLLQEDQMQQLAARGLRMPEELGLVSLSVHDPESRISGIHQNARLIGRVAVDKLIDLVERNESGVPEDPITLTIEGKWHPGHTLHYLPADDRAGHHVI from the coding sequence ATGCCAGTGACGATGCGAGATGTGGCGGAGCGAGCCCGGGTGTCGGTCGCGACCGTGTCGAAATGCCTGCGCAGTCGCGGCAACATCTCGGCCGCGACGCGCGCCGAGGTGCTGCGTCTGGCGGAGGAAATGGGTTATCGCACCCATCCGTTCGTCTCCGCGCTGATGCAGACGCGCCGGCGCAAGCGCACGAGCGGTGCGCAACAGCCGGTGCTCGCCTACGTGACGGCGTTTCAGACGCACGACGGCTGGGCGAAGATGCCGTCACCGCTCTTGCGGTTGTTGTTTGACGGCGCCAAGGAGCGCGCGGCGGGGCGCGGTTATCAGCTGTCGCATTTCTGGCTCTATCGCGACGGCATGAGCAACCAGCGGTTCAGCGAGATGCTGCGTGCGCGCGGAGTGCGCGGCGTGTTCCTCACACCGCTGCCGCGACTCGGGATGCAGATCGACTTGAAGTGGGAGTATTTTTCGGTCGTGGCGCACGGCTTGAGCATTGCCCATCCGGTGTTTCACCGGACGTCGAACGACCACTACCAGTCGATGATGCTCGCGCTGCACGAATGCCACCGGAACGGCTACCGGCGCCCGGGCTTCGTCATGGACGGGCCGTTGTGCCAGCGGCTCGAGCATCGTTGGGAGGCGGCGTTCATGATCGAGCGGGAGAAGCTCGGCTTCGACACCGGCGTGCGCTCGCTGCTTTACCAGACGTGGGATGCAGACGAAGTGCGGCGCTGGGTGCGGCGCGAGAAGCCAGACGTGATGATCTCGCTGTTGCAGGAAGATCAGATGCAGCAACTCGCGGCGCGCGGGCTGCGCATGCCGGAGGAACTCGGATTGGTGAGTCTGTCCGTGCACGATCCGGAGAGTCGCATCTCCGGCATCCACCAGAATGCGCGACTCATCGGACGGGTGGCGGTCGACAAGTTGATCGACCTGGTCGAGCGAAACGAGAGTGGCGTGCCCGAGGATCCCATCACGCTGACCATCGAGGGCAAATGGCATCCCGGCCACACGCTGCACTATCTGCCGGCGGACGACCGCGCCGGGCATCACGTCATTTAG